A window of the Microbulbifer aggregans genome harbors these coding sequences:
- a CDS encoding protein-disulfide reductase DsbD family protein, which produces MAVTSDSFRKIFLILAAVLALATHPASAQSPFGSDPLGAAQDTEFLPVDDAYQQDFLFLESGTSVIFQIAPEYYLYRDKLALFQVDGDSKTPLPLEIPEGEVIWDDYFEKETEVYRLQLEIPLATSGQERMKLEVHYQGCADAGLCYPPQIRQFDLDLAQGVATPIAPAAPTPLNSATPTASASESATLGLPLAILLAFLGGMVLNFMPCVFPVLSIKLLSITQANQHSHERHWHGWAYSAGVIASFVAIAAVMLMLRAGGEAVGWGFQLQSPAMVAGLAYLFFIMGLSLSGLTEIGGRLMGLGQGIGNPRQLRGSLATGALATLVASPCTAPLMGSALGFAVTQPAAIALLVFAALGAGMAAPFLLLTYAPGLIDRLPRPGPWMDRLKQLLAFPMYLTAVWLLWVLGRQSGSDGVALVLAGAVAIAFALWLWPRPQWRWGSGSLALIAFAGALLLLPRLETTPGASSAAAASDYWQPYSPERLAEARNEGRPVLINMTAAWCITCLANEKVVLSSDSVAEAVSSLEVVALKGDWTNQDPRITELLARYGRTSVPLYLVYPADGGEARILPQVLTRDGLITELQAAAAPEAGAAIAAEASR; this is translated from the coding sequence ATGGCTGTGACAAGCGACAGTTTCCGCAAAATTTTCCTGATCCTGGCAGCCGTCCTGGCCCTGGCCACTCATCCCGCCTCGGCTCAGTCGCCTTTCGGCAGTGATCCCCTTGGGGCCGCACAGGACACTGAGTTCCTGCCGGTGGATGATGCCTACCAGCAGGACTTCCTGTTTCTCGAAAGCGGAACCAGCGTCATATTCCAGATAGCGCCTGAGTACTATCTGTATCGCGACAAGCTCGCACTCTTCCAGGTGGATGGCGACAGCAAGACCCCGCTGCCGCTGGAGATCCCCGAAGGCGAGGTCATCTGGGATGATTATTTCGAGAAAGAGACCGAGGTCTACCGGCTGCAACTGGAAATCCCTCTCGCGACTTCCGGCCAGGAGCGGATGAAGCTGGAGGTACACTACCAGGGCTGCGCCGATGCAGGGCTCTGCTACCCGCCACAGATTCGCCAATTCGACCTGGACCTGGCCCAAGGCGTGGCCACACCGATCGCGCCCGCAGCCCCGACGCCGCTGAACTCGGCCACCCCCACGGCCAGCGCGAGCGAGAGCGCCACCCTTGGACTCCCACTGGCGATACTGCTGGCATTTCTCGGCGGCATGGTCCTGAACTTCATGCCCTGTGTGTTCCCGGTACTGTCCATCAAACTGCTGTCCATTACCCAGGCCAACCAGCACAGCCACGAGCGTCACTGGCACGGCTGGGCCTATAGCGCGGGAGTGATCGCCAGCTTTGTCGCTATCGCTGCTGTAATGCTCATGCTGCGAGCCGGTGGCGAAGCGGTGGGCTGGGGCTTCCAGCTGCAGTCACCGGCAATGGTGGCCGGCCTCGCGTACCTATTCTTTATCATGGGGCTCAGCCTTTCCGGCCTCACCGAGATCGGCGGCCGCCTGATGGGGCTCGGCCAGGGCATCGGCAACCCACGCCAGCTGCGCGGCTCGCTCGCCACCGGTGCCCTTGCAACCCTGGTCGCCAGCCCCTGCACCGCACCGCTGATGGGTTCTGCGTTGGGCTTTGCCGTCACCCAGCCTGCGGCTATCGCTCTGCTCGTATTTGCCGCATTGGGCGCCGGTATGGCAGCCCCCTTCTTGCTGCTGACCTACGCCCCCGGACTGATCGACCGGTTGCCCCGCCCGGGGCCGTGGATGGATCGCCTCAAACAATTGCTGGCGTTCCCCATGTACCTGACCGCTGTATGGTTGCTTTGGGTGCTGGGGCGGCAGAGTGGCAGTGATGGTGTTGCCCTGGTACTGGCAGGTGCGGTCGCCATCGCCTTTGCCCTGTGGCTGTGGCCGCGCCCGCAGTGGCGATGGGGCAGCGGCAGCCTGGCACTGATCGCCTTCGCCGGCGCCCTGTTGCTGCTGCCGCGACTCGAGACGACGCCAGGCGCAAGCAGCGCCGCAGCCGCATCCGACTACTGGCAGCCATACTCTCCCGAGCGCCTGGCCGAAGCCCGCAATGAAGGCAGACCGGTGTTGATCAATATGACCGCTGCCTGGTGCATCACCTGCCTGGCCAATGAAAAGGTCGTACTTTCCAGTGACTCGGTCGCAGAGGCGGTCTCCTCTCTCGAGGTTGTGGCCCTGAAGGGCGACTGGACCAACCAGGATCCGCGGATTACTGAGTTGCTCGCCCGCTACGGCCGCACCAGCGTCCCCCTCTACCTGGTCTATCCTGCTGACGGTGGCGAAGCCCGCATCCTTCCCCAGGTGCTCACCCGTGACGGCCTGATCACTGAACTGCAAGCGGCTGCCGCCCCCGAGGCAGGGGCCGCCATCGCCGCCGAGGCGTCCCGCTGA
- the accB gene encoding acetyl-CoA carboxylase biotin carboxyl carrier protein — MDIRKIKKLIELLEESDIGELEIKEGEESVRISRGVSGAVQAAAAMAPMPAPAAAPAPAAPAPAAPAAQAEESVPALTGHAVKSPMVGTFYAASSPGAEPFVKVGQQVKVGDVICIVEAMKMMNQIEADKAGTIESILVEDGQPVEFDQPLVTIV; from the coding sequence ATGGATATCCGCAAGATCAAAAAACTGATTGAACTGCTTGAAGAGTCCGACATCGGCGAACTGGAGATCAAGGAGGGCGAAGAGTCCGTCCGTATCAGTCGCGGTGTGAGCGGTGCGGTTCAGGCTGCGGCCGCGATGGCACCGATGCCGGCACCCGCCGCAGCGCCGGCACCAGCAGCACCGGCCCCCGCAGCGCCGGCTGCCCAGGCGGAGGAATCAGTTCCCGCGCTCACCGGACATGCAGTCAAGTCCCCCATGGTTGGCACTTTCTATGCCGCTTCCAGTCCCGGCGCCGAGCCCTTCGTCAAAGTGGGCCAGCAGGTCAAAGTGGGCGATGTGATCTGTATCGTCGAGGCCATGAAGATGATGAACCAGATCGAGGCCGACAAGGCCGGTACTATCGAGAGCATCCTGGTGGAAGACGGACAGCCGGTGGAGTTTGACCAGCCGCTCGTGACCATCGTCTGA
- a CDS encoding N-acetylglucosaminyltransferase yields MFSELLSCRRIGLVLAALLLAGCVTTPPVPAPRAVPLPEKVEPPRPSPEEIRQRNVAYFLQRAEAAQREGFLTQPAGASAYDYYLRVRQLDPDNTQAATGIQTIIIEFVERAREALRRRSFAEVNSFLNRADELAPGNPLVAEVRTQLAQERSRASADLPEGENISLPEASLSSRNAAVTALLKEVAERIRREDLRVLIVARNDAEGRWIYQQLREAVMGYRVRGDIKLGASPRLILMKTDGT; encoded by the coding sequence GTGTTTTCAGAACTGCTCTCCTGTCGCAGGATCGGGTTGGTGCTGGCCGCCTTGCTGCTGGCTGGCTGTGTTACCACTCCGCCAGTGCCGGCCCCGAGAGCGGTGCCGCTGCCAGAGAAGGTTGAACCTCCCCGCCCGTCGCCGGAAGAGATCCGCCAGCGCAATGTCGCTTACTTTCTGCAGCGTGCCGAAGCTGCACAGCGTGAGGGGTTCCTGACCCAGCCTGCCGGTGCCAGCGCTTACGACTACTACCTGCGTGTGCGCCAGCTGGATCCCGATAATACGCAGGCTGCCACGGGCATTCAGACCATCATCATCGAGTTCGTGGAGCGCGCCCGGGAGGCTTTGCGGCGCCGTTCATTTGCGGAAGTAAACAGTTTTCTGAACCGTGCGGATGAGCTGGCACCGGGTAATCCCCTGGTCGCCGAGGTGCGCACACAGCTGGCGCAGGAGCGCAGTCGCGCGAGCGCGGATCTCCCTGAGGGGGAGAATATTTCTCTCCCGGAGGCTTCGCTTTCCTCCCGTAATGCAGCGGTCACGGCGCTGCTAAAAGAGGTTGCAGAGCGGATTCGTCGGGAGGATCTGCGGGTACTCATTGTTGCGCGAAATGACGCGGAGGGACGCTGGATCTACCAGCAGTTACGGGAAGCTGTCATGGGCTATCGCGTGCGCGGGGACATCAAACTCGGCGCGTCCCCGCGACTGATCCTGATGAAAACGGACGGGACCTGA
- the aroQ gene encoding type II 3-dehydroquinate dehydratase has protein sequence MAKLLLLHGPNLNMLGTREPEIYGATTLAEIDREARGLCENAGHQLDAFQSNSEGALVDRIQAAGKEGIDFIVINPAAYTHTSVALRDALAAVAIPFIELHLSNPHAREAFRHRSYLSDLARGVICGFGAHSYTLALQAAMHQLASTPDQS, from the coding sequence ATGGCGAAACTTCTGCTGTTGCACGGCCCGAATCTCAACATGCTCGGCACACGCGAGCCGGAGATCTATGGCGCAACCACCCTGGCGGAGATCGACCGGGAGGCCCGCGGCCTGTGCGAGAACGCCGGCCACCAGCTGGACGCGTTTCAGAGCAACAGCGAGGGCGCCCTGGTCGACCGCATTCAGGCGGCCGGCAAGGAGGGCATTGATTTCATCGTGATCAACCCCGCCGCCTACACCCACACCAGTGTGGCCCTGCGCGATGCGCTGGCGGCGGTAGCGATTCCCTTTATCGAGCTGCACCTGTCGAACCCGCACGCGCGGGAGGCATTCCGACACCGCTCATATCTTTCAGACCTTGCCCGCGGTGTCATCTGCGGGTTCGGCGCACACAGTTATACCCTGGCGTTGCAGGCGGCCATGCATCAGCTGGCATCGACGCCGGATCAATCCTGA
- a CDS encoding copper chaperone PCu(A)C produces the protein MKTVVNKGLIAAALLLATAGVTFAQGTALEIGGFVRETLPGLSTSAAYLELKNHAREGRSLTGVEIAQSAQALASLHTTVERDGISRMRPVEALAIPAGQSVKMAPGGLHVMLEGVKLRAGDNLSLRLLFANGEIREVVLPVRGLQADSEHHHHHQHG, from the coding sequence ATGAAAACTGTGGTCAATAAAGGGCTGATAGCGGCGGCCTTGTTACTCGCCACTGCGGGTGTCACTTTTGCCCAGGGGACTGCCCTGGAGATCGGTGGGTTTGTTCGTGAAACCCTGCCCGGGCTGTCGACCAGCGCAGCCTATCTGGAACTGAAAAACCACGCCCGGGAGGGGCGTAGTCTGACCGGAGTCGAAATCGCCCAATCGGCGCAGGCTCTGGCGAGTCTGCACACTACCGTGGAGCGGGATGGTATCAGTCGTATGCGTCCCGTGGAGGCGCTGGCCATCCCCGCCGGCCAATCAGTAAAGATGGCGCCGGGCGGCCTGCACGTAATGCTGGAAGGCGTGAAACTGCGAGCCGGTGACAATTTGTCACTGCGTCTGCTTTTTGCCAATGGTGAGATCCGCGAGGTGGTCCTGCCGGTGCGGGGCTTGCAGGCGGATAGCGAGCACCATCATCATCACCAGCACGGATA